The following are encoded together in the Zingiber officinale cultivar Zhangliang chromosome 8A, Zo_v1.1, whole genome shotgun sequence genome:
- the LOC122012245 gene encoding transcription factor PHYTOCHROME INTERACTING FACTOR-LIKE 13-like codes for MNQYVPGWTVADDSGCLTDLLPMSSQKKPMGPENELVELLWRNGHVVMHSQTHRRAPAYSEFKQPQRHEQSLGNSSNLIQEPESASWFQYPFDDPFEREFCSEFFPEIVTTTETDKISKELMEEEEEHRFLKFGSTNDSNNDFAASDAKQTTPSSQEHVMPPPKSHCLGSTPQSSCLDNTSLPNFSQLSKMKANIGSSSCQLGHKGSGSNLKAGESSMMTVGSSNCGSNQVQAQTDPRNTLSNDGAGTWAGLKEDTGMRLLSDRLQSKPHEAALTSSSGGSGCSFGRAQKKASNQSHKRKAREVEDSVCQSEDAEYESIEEKKPTQRPMAKRRSRAAEVHNLSERKRRDRINEKMKALQELIPHCNKTDKASMLDEAIEYLKSLQLQVQMVWMGSGMASMMFPGVQQYISGMGMGMGHPPIPTLPTAVQLPRVPLVNQTVPPASSSNQSSIFPSPALGAVNFPSQMQNIHLPESYARYLSMHMMPPPQAANYCTYVSHLVQMNKSAAAPNSSSPASAGGAPGASIRNNRSG; via the exons ATGAATCAATATGTTCCTGGTTGGACCGTGGCAGATGACTCTGGTTGTCTGACAGATCTTCTTCCCATGTCGAGTCAAAAGAAACCAATGGG GCCGGAGAATGAGCTCGTTGAGTTGTTGTGGAGAAATGGGCATGTTGTTATGCACAGCCAAACACACCGAAGGGCGCCTGCCTACAGTGAATTCAAACAGCCTCAGAGACATGAACAGTCCCTCGGCAACTCCAGCAACTTGATCCAAGAGCCTGAATCTGCGTCGTGGTTCCAGTACCCCTTTGACGACCCGTTTGAAAGGGAATTCTGCTCTGAGTTCTTCCCTGAAATTGTGACAACTACCGAAACCGATAAAATAAGCAAGGAGttgatggaggaggaggaggaacacAGGTTCCTGAAATTCGGTTCCACCAATGATAGCAACAATGATTTTGCAGCATCTGATGCTAAGCAGACCACCCCTAGCTCTCAAGAACATGTCATGCCGCCTCCGAAGTCACATTGTTTGGGCTCTACACCTCAGTCTTCCTGCTTAGATAACACAAGCCTTCCAAACTTTTCTCAATTGTCGAAGATGAAGGCCAATATAGGATCCTCAAGCTGTCAACTGGGACACAAAGGATCAGGAAGCAACTTGAAGGCGGGCGAGTCTTCGATGATGACTGTTGGATCAAGCAACTGCGGAAGCAATCAAGTCCAAGCCCAGACGGATCCAAGGAATACTTTAAGCAATGATGGAGCTGGAACTTGGGCAGGACTTAAAGAGGACACTGGAATGAGGTTGTTGTCGGACAGACTTCAATCGAAACCGCATGAGGCTGCTCTAACATCATCATCAGGTGGTTCTGGCTGTAGTTTTGGAAGAGCACAGAAAAAAGCGAGTAACCAAAGCCACAAGAGGAAGGCCAGGGAGGTGGAAGATTCTGTGTGTCAAAGCGAG GACGCTGAGTATGAATCAATTGAGGAAAAGAAGCCAACTCAAAGACCGATGGCTAAACGCAGAAGTCGTGCTGCAGAAGTCCACAATCTCTCAGAGAGG AAAAGAAGAGACAGGATTAATGAAAAAATGAAGGCCCTGCAGGAGCTCATACCTCATTGCAATAAG ACAGATAAAGCTTCGATGCTAGACGAAGCAATTGAATACCTGAAATCACTTCAACTGCAAGTTCAG ATGGTGTGGATGGGGAGTGGCATGGCATCAATGATGTTTCCTGGAGTTCAACAATACATTTCaggaatgggaatgggaatgggtCACCCTCCCATTCCGACGCTTCCTACTGCAGTTCAATTGCCAAGAGTTCCATTAGTCAATCAAACAGTACCCCCAGCTTCCAGCTCAAATCAGAGCTCCATATTTCCCTCCCCAGCCTTGGGTGCAGTAAACTTTCCGAGCCAGATGCAGAATATTCATCTTCCTGAATCATATGCCAGATATCTTAGCATGCATATGATGCCACCACCTCAG GCGGCAAACTATTGTACATATGTATCTCACTTGGTACAGATGAACAAGTCTGCAGCAGCACCTAATAGCAGTTCACCAGCCAGTGCTGGAGGAGCTCCTGGTGCAAGTATACGGAACAACAGATCTG GTTGA
- the LOC122012244 gene encoding patatin-like protein 3: MASPAPAVETAMDLDKLSYEIFSILESKFLFGYDDPPNLLLSSATFPDGGPRPLPPAAASKGRLRILSVDGGGRPADALLAAASLARLESSLRRLSGEPSARVADFFDVAAGSGAGGVLAAMLFACGPDGRSLLSAADALGLLLSKSGRSSFADARRGPLAWWRPRGAAGVFRKVLGNATLRDTVKPLLVPCFDLATGAPFLFSRADAVEGDAYDFPLRQVCAATCASGTAPVEMRSADGKTRIAAIGGGVSMSNPAAAAISHVLNNKCEFPFADGMKDLMVLSLSSTMAGGIGKEVDPRRRRLVPSLAELLRIAGEGVADVVDQAIAMSFGQNRADNYVRIQGNGFDLHDREDIQKTRDSGKLLSLLEKQLSQKNVESLLFRGKKISEQTNAEKLDRFAGELVKEDQRRGNSQIPNVVLKQVATPRTSSTAGVAATREVAPARTSISC; encoded by the exons ATGGCGTCGCCGGCGCCGGCGGTTGAGACGGCCATGGACCTCGATAAGCTTAGCTACGAGATTTTCTCCATCCTCGAAAGCAAGTTTCTCTTCGGTTATGATGATCCCCCTAATCTCCTCCTCTCCTCGGCCACCTTCCCCGACGGCGGCCCTCGCCCTCTGCCGCCGGCTGCCGCCTCCAAAGGCCGGTTACGAATCCTTTCCGTCGACGGCGGAGGACGCCCCGCCGACGCCCTCCTTGCTGCCGCCTCCCTCGCACGCCTCGAGTCCTCCCTCCGCCGCCTCTCCGGCGAGCCCTCAGCTCGCGTAGCCGATTTCTTCGACGTCGCCGCCGGCTCCGGCGCCGGAGGAGTTCTCGCGGCCATGCTCTTCGCCTGCGGCCCAGATGGGCGCTCCCTGCTCTCCGCCGCCGACGCCCTGGGGCTCCTCCTATCGAAGAGCGGCCGGTCGTCGTTCGCGGACGCGAGGCGCGGCCCGCTCGCGTGGTGGAGGCCGCGCGGAGCCGCTGGGGTGTTCCGGAAGGTTTTAGGCAACGCCACGCTGCGGGACACCGTGAAGCCGCTTCTTGTGCCGTGCTTCGACCTGGCGACGGGGGCGCCGTTCCTCTTCTCGCGCGCGGACGCGGTGGAGGGAGACGCGTACGATTTCCCGCTGCGGCAGGTCTGCGCCGCCACGTGCGCATCGGGGACGGCGCCGGTGGAAATGCGGTCTGCGGACGGAAAGACTCGAATCGCAGCCATTGGCGGCGGCGTCTCGATGAGCAACCCTGCGGCCGCGGCCATCAGCCACGTACTCAACAACAAATGCGAGTTCCCGTTCGCCGACGGGATGAAGGACCTCATGGTTCTCTCCCTCAGTAGCACCATGGCCGGCGGCATCGGCAAAGAAGTAGATCCGCGAAGGAGGAGGCTGGTTCCGTCGCTGGCGGAACTCCTCCGGATTGCAGGCGAAGGAGTCGCCGATGTG GTGGACCAAGCAATCGCGATGTCATTCGGACAAAACAGGGCTGACAATTACGTGAGGATTCAG GGCAACGGATTCGATTTACATGATCGCGAGGATATTCAAAAAACAAGAGACAGCGGCAAATTGCTGAGCTTGTTGGAGAAACAATTGTCGCAGAAGAACGTGGAATCGTTATTATTTCGAGGGAAGAAAATCTCGGAGCAAACCAACGCTGAGAAGCTCGACCGGTTCGCCGGGGAGCTGGTCAAGGAAGACCAGCGGAGGGGCAACAGCCAAATTCCCAACGTGGTACTGAAGCAGGTGGCGACGCCGAGGACTTCCTCCACCGCCGGCGTCGCCGCCACGAGGGAGGTAGCACCAGCGAGGACGTCCATATCgtgttaa